caggaaagtggagttgagaccaggataaaatgagccatgatcatgttaaatggtagagcaggcttgaaaggcTGAATTGCCTACCTCCCCTTCTCATTCCCGTGTTCGTTACATTCACTCCAGCAGGTGCCAAACTTTGCTGCATGTGAGAAGCATTTTAAATTACCTCAACACGTGGTAACCAGTGACATCATCACAGGGGAGCCCTAGACCGTCCCTCAGATtcccaaccctctgagagaagtagtttctcctcatctcagttttgaagttacctcccctctctctatatctatgACCTCTTGTCCAAGATTGTccaggatcagtattgagggaatgccacactgttgaaaggtcagtgctgagcgagtgttgcactgtcacaggatctgtgctgagggagtgctgcactgtaagagagTCAGTGCTAAGGAAGTGCCGCACTaccagagaatcagtactgagtgactgctgcattgtcagatagtcagtgctaagggagcactgcactgttagagggtcagtactgagggagagctgcactgttggagtAGGATCAGTACTGCACTATTTGATGAGCCATATATCAAACGAGACATTGAAGTGAAGTTATTCTGCCGTTCCAGGTGAATCAAATTGATGTCATGTCTCTATTCAATAATTGTGGTAGTCAATTAgcttggacagctggtttgtgatatACAGTGACACTGACagcctgggtttaattcctgctctGGCTAAGGTTACCATCAACgattctccttcccaacctctccctcaccctcaggcTAAACCACCACCCATTGGCTCTctataatgagagagcagccctatggtccactTACAGAATGGGGACTTTGCTGATTCAAATAATGACTGGCAGATTTATTTTGTGTCCTAGCCAATATTTATGAATAAAATTTTAAAACACAGGACCTATTTCTCTTCGCTGTTCATGCGAGTATGCTATGCACAGTCTGACTGCGACTTTaccaaattaaaaatcacacaacaccaggttatagtccaacaggtttaatatgaagcttttggagtgctgctccttcatcaggtggttgtggagtacaagatTGTAAGGcttagaatttatagcaaaagtttacagtgatgtaactgaaattatatattgtaaAAGATCTGaattatttgttaagtctctcaactTTTAGGATGAAtacgttggtttcagttctttcatatgtaagtcgcagaacatttaaaaattacattctcaagcgaactttaacaattggtgtcatggcTGACCAGataagaatcagtctgaacattgtggcacagacaatctcacacagggcacctcacaccttaaatgtaTTATCTGGgatgacatgacaccaattgttaaagttcacttgagaatgtaacttttaaatgttttgtaacttacgtatgaaagaactgaaactaacgTGTTCAtcctaaaagatgagagacttaacaaacaatttgtgtctttttcaatgtataatttcagttacatcacactgtaaacttttgctataaattctgtgtcttatgatcttgtactccacaaccacctgatgtaggagcagtgctccaaaagcttgcgcttccaaataaacctgttggacaataacctggtgttgtgtgatttttaacattgtccaccccagtccaacactggcatgtcCACATCATGCTACTTTACCTACATTTCAACAGTGACTGCATCTCACTGTCCCACTTGGGTTGCAAAGCAACTTGGAAAGTCCTGAGtgtgtgaaaggtgctatagaaactcaaattccactttcctgtGCAGACACAGTTGAATCTGCCCTGACCCAAAATACAGAAGAGTAATGGGGATTGGGAGACTCTGGACCTAAGGGTCATCGGCTTGAACGTGCTGTGATATAGAATGGGTTTGCCCCCCAGCCCAATGTATGCCCACTATCCCAGGGCAGGACCTCACCTGCAGTTACTTAAAGTTtgctgtgatttttaatgttTCTACATGAACTCAGATAAAGTGTAGCTACTTGAGCCTCAGCTATATTGCTGGCTGGGCTGTGCACAGTCAGTTTCCAGCACTCTGCCAAACCCCTGACCGATAACTTGTTTGTTGGGTGAACAGCACTGAAAGCAGCTGGACAGGAAGAGGATTGTTCAGATCCTGCCAGTGGATTGTGATGTTTTTGCACTGTGGGTGTGTTTCGTGGGGGTTCAGAAAGTTTTCACTCTCTGTAGGTTTGGTTGTCAGAGTAACTGAGAACAGACACTGTGTTTATTCACTGCCACACCCTGTAAAAATGAGTCAGGATCATGATCTCTTGCACTATCTCAGCAATTTCTCCGCTCAAAACCAATGTCAATGTTGAGAGTGCAACATTGCTTTTTCTAAAAAGTAATCATTGATTTAACTTGGTGTTTAATCTTCTTCCcctgtaaaaaaaaacaacttagTGTTAGCACACCATTTTAATTCTGCATTAATGTTAGCACGCCATTTTAATTCTGCATTTGTTGAAACTTGCCAACTTGGACAGGGGCCCTGTGCTGGAATCTCTGACTCACTCCCCTTTAGACAGAATGTTCCATTTTTTTGAGGGGAAGCAGATTTTCAGCAACTCAAAGCAACTTCATCAAACTCTTTACAATAAAATCCCGAAACTTGGACTTAAACAGGCCACTAACTCCATTTGTTCATCGCTGGAGGCTTGAGCACGAATCTTATCAAATCTGTATGAAAATCTCACAGTGACAATGTTAATCCCATTCCTGGGGGGAATATGGAACCATTGTGTCCAATTTAATTAAGCCTTTGACTGTAACTGAGAAATGACTGGAATGGAACTGAGGCAGGGAGAGACCTTGTCCAAGGAGTTTGTGACTAACCACTTGTCCTGGGTGTGTTTAATAAGGGACAATGTACTTTACTCTGCACAGAGTAATGTacagagctttactctgtatgtacACCCTGtggtccctgtcctgggaaggtttgatggagggacagtgtagagagagctttacttcgTGTCTaaacccatgctgtccctgtactgggagtatttgatgggggaacagtgtagaaggacctttactctgtacctaaacctgtgctgtctctgtcctagGAGTATTTGATGGGacaatgtagagagagctttactttgTACCTAACCCTGTGTTGCCCCTGTCTTGGGAGAATTTGCTtggtggacagtgtagaaggagctttgcTCTGTATGCAATCCTATGCTGTCCCTGTTcctggggacagtgtagagttagctttactctgtatctcaccatGCTATATGCATGAGGCTCTGTCATTTAGCCATGAGCTGGGAGTGAAGTTATACTATGTACAAATCTTTGGCACTAACCGTCCACAGTCAGTGATGCGATGAAACTGACCGACAGGGAATTGGCATATTATATTGATTGCACAATTTGAATTTGGGATTTTGAGGCAGTTTGAGTAATGGGGCTGGGTCCTTGCTGATTTCCCCTGTGTGTGAATGTTCATCCATCAATCATAGCTTCATTTTTGTCTTTGCCTTGTTAAGAAAATGTCGATAAGAAGATTTGTGCTTCTGTCGATCTGTTGCTTCCAAATGGGTTGGACAgactttgctttttttttgcaggAAAAGTTGGAGATTAAACTCTGCAAATTCTTTCAGCCATGAGTCAGGTTTAGGGAGGGCAGAACCAGTAAGTAGCCTTCTGTCTGAGTGACAAGGCAGCCAGGGCTGGGCTGGGTTGGGCTCCCTATAAACTCAGCAACTGCTGCACATCTGGGTAAGGAACTGGAAAGCCAGCAGCTCCGAGCTGGGTTCCGTGCGGATATTACTCTTTCAGAAGGCAATTTCACCCCAGATTCGACATTGGCCTGCGATCTATTGCTGAAGTTTGTTCATTTTCTTTGCCCATTATTGGAGATCCTGCCCTGGGGTTTGACTCGGAATTGCGGGGAGAAAAATGGGGGTTTATTATGGGCTGttggggtttgtttctgagctggGGGTTTATTGTGGGCTGTGGGATGTGGGAGTTGCACACGCTTGGTCAAAGTTTCGGGAGTTTAAGTTAGTTTTCGATAAAGTTCAATGTGATTCAAATCACGGGCTGGAAAtgtactcccccccccccccccccccaatataggggcagtctgaccagctccgggattgggggggggggttgaagggagggaggggtgaagtTTAACCAGCTCCAGGTTtcgggtggggtggggtggaattTGACTAGCGCCGGGTTTGTGGGGGGCGAGGGGGTGGAATTCGACTAGCGccaggtttggggggggggggggtggggtggggtggaattTGATTAGCGTCGGgtttgggggggaagggggtggaatTTGATTAGCGCCGGgtttgggggggaagggggtggaatTTGATTAGCGccgggtttggggggggggagggggtggaggagtTTGCCTAGCGCCGGATTTGCTAACCCCAGTCTCTCTGCCTCCAGCAGCATCCTTCACCATGACGCTTCCAAGTAAAACCGAGGTGGCTATGCAgaacctgatagaagttttccATCATTATGCCAAAAATGAGAAACACACCCTGAACAAAGAACAGATGAAACAGTTCATGGGTGCAGAGCTCAGTGGGCTGTGTAAGGTAGGCACACTGAAACTTTATCCCCATGCCCAGCTGCACCCCTCACCCCTGCCACAGTCCCAATCCTACCAAGCATCTAACCTGTCCTAACCTCACACCAACATCTACAAAACCGTAACGCTTTTATCTGCTCACACCCTCATCCTGGCCCACCCACACCCCTTGCTCCAACACACAGTCAGTGTGAACAAGCTGAACTGCAGGCTGCCTCTGATGATTCAGAATGCTCTATTTGTTCAGACAGCAAATTCTCAATGATCTCATCATTTTTAGAAAGGAAAGCTCCCAAACAGATCATTGGGTGATTGTTTAACATATTCCTGCCCTCGAGATCCAGATCAATCCTCCCTGTGTTTGCACCTCCTGAATTACACAGAACATTAATTGCAATTCGCTTTTTAAAGAAACTATCAGCAATAATTCCATGGACACCACCCCAAGACTAGTTTTATACTTCAGATTTATTAACTGTAATCCAAAATCTCCTAGCTGAccctgtgggatttgaacctgcctTTGTGGAGTAGTAATGGATTACAACTTCACCACTATCTCCCTTCTGTTATTGCTGGTCTTTAAGGAGTCCTTTGAAGGATGAAAGGTGACATTGAGACTTTTTGGGATGGAGTTGCAGCAGTTAGGCTGCAGCTGGCTTCAGGTTTGATTGCCAGTGATCTAGCAATTTAAAAATGACTGATGTAGCAGGGGCTTTGGAATGATATAGGGCTGGAAGGAGTGACAGGGGTGGTTAGAATGATGGGTTTgaaagaaacagatggactggGAACCAGTGTCAGTCAGTGCACCGTCAGGGTTAAACAGCACTTGATGTCAATCAAGACATGTGGGAAGCAGAGGTTTGGATGTCATGCAGATTACAGAACTTGAATGTGGCAATAGGCCAGGCCTATGTTGGAGTAATCGAGTCCAGAGGTAacagggtttcagcagcagagCAACCAACAGCTGAGGCGAGGTGATGTGATGGAGGTGGAAACAATTGAGAGATATGCAGGGCTTGGGATCAGTAATCTGTCACAGTATTAAATATTAAGATTGTGAACAATCTGATTGTGTCTGACAATTGCCAATGGGGTTGGAGTTTGTGACAGGGCTGAAGACAATAACTTCGCTGGCCTTAACATCCTGTCCTGGTTGTCGGACAAGCAGACTTATAAAATAATGAACAAAGGCAGATTGAGGTTGTGGTGAGAAAGAGGTTCTGGGTGTTGGACATGTGGAAACTAACATTGTACTTTTAGATTATGTTGTTGAGATAGATTGTGGCTAAAAAATGAGGCCAAgggcagattagattccctacagtatggaagcaggccctttggcctaacaagtccacatcaaccctccgacgtgcaacccacccagacccattcctccaccctatatttacccctgactaatgcacctaacattatgggcaatttagcaatgaccaattcacctgacctgcacatctttggattgtgggaggaaatcagagcacccagaggaaacagacagatacagggagaatgtgcaaaatccacacagtcacccaaggtgggaatcaaaccgaggtccctgatgctgtaatGTAGCAGTGCCACCCCCTGGGGAATACCAGAATATATGTATCATTCCCAAGGGTGAATAATGCTATGGTTCTGTGTTGAGGTTGTATGGGCAGAATGACCATTTAGTTAAATTAACTATATCTTGGAAATAGTCACATCTGCATTTTGGGATTGACTCCAGTGCCAAGTGCAGGAATAGGTAGTAATTTGGGTCCAACTGGCAAATCAGGGTGAATGTACAGAGCAGGCATTTCACAAGCAGTTCGATCTGTGGTAGAAGAAATAATATTCAAAAGGTTTGGGAATGTTTAGAATGAGGGTGTGGTTTCTAGGAAAGAAGCCAAGACTGAACAATGAGAAACACTGAGTAGTTCAATCAGGCCAATCCGAACAAATCCACAGCAGCACTGTGAGATGCTTCGTATCTGGACTTGCCTGACTCTATTCCAGCAGTGTGTTGCACACAAGCTCAGGTAGACAGACAAAACCTCTCAGCACTTTGGGTCCTGGGGGGTGGGGGCGCTGGTTGGTTTTAATGTCCTGACCAGTGTAGACTGTGACCAATTAAGATGCAACAGTTTGCACCTCCTATGATCCTCTGCTCCCAGTATCTAATTTAACCCCATCCTTGGAGAGGTGGGGCTATGGAGAAAAATGCTCAAGGATAGAGTCTCTGTGGAATCATGAAACTGTTATGGCATGGAATGggtccattcagcccatgatATCTGTGCTGGCTCTCTATTCATCCTGTCCTGCTTCCTTTCCCTGTATCCTTgcaatttagattacttacagcatggaaacaggcccttcggctcaacaagtccacaccgaccctccgaagagcaacccacccagacccattcccctacatttaccccttacctaacactacggggagaatgtgtaaactccacacagacaattgcttgaggcgggaattgaacctgggtctctggcgctgtgaggcagcagtgctaaccattgtgccactctGCCACCCACACTGTTTTTCTTCAGTGTTGAACGATCCCATCTTCACCcacttcaggcagtgcattcctgaTCCCACCCATTCATGTTGTCATTGCTTTTCTgtttgccaattaccttaaatcaatatcctctctttctctctttctttttcaacTTTTACACCAATAATAATATTTTGTCTCTAACCATTCTGTCCAGAACCTGCATggttttgaaaacctcaatcacATCAACCTTTCTTCTCcatggaaaacagtcccaacttatTTAATCAATCCACTTAGGTGAAGTCTCTTattccctggaaccattcttgtattTCTTTTCTGCATCTTCTCACATCCCTCCTAAGTCTAGTGTCCAGTAAGACACAGTACTCCATACACATTTCACAGAACTGCCCCTGTACAGTATACCTCTGTAAAGTCCAGGTTACTGTCTGTTTCACTAACTGTGCTAAACAGTCAGGACCCACTGTTCCTACACCCCCTATAGAGTTAAATATCTTATGTGGTTTCTCTTTCCATTGAACGTAAAAATAAGGATGTAACGCTTCAGTTGCACAGGGTATTGTCCTAATTTAAGGAAGAAAGTAAATACATTGAAGGCAGTCCATTGGATTGATACCTGAAATGAGTGGGTTGTCTTAGGAGGACAGGTTGGGCAAACTGGGGCTTGTTCCctggagtttggaagagtggGGGTGACCTGATTAAActgtgtaagatcctgaatcatcTTGACAAAGTTGACATGGAAAGATTGTTTCCTTTTGTAGGTGATACTAGACTCTGGGTACTGTCTCAAAAGTACACGTCACTTTTTTAAGACACAGTCATAcagttgacagtgtggtgctggaaaagcacagcaggttcgaCAGCATCTGAGGGCAGGAGAATTCATGTTTCGGAcgtaagcccttcctgatgaaggccgtattgccaaaacatcgattctcctgctcctcggatgctgcctgacctgctgcgtttttccagcaccccactgtcAACTccgatctccagaatctgcagtcctcactttctccttcagacTCAAAcagtcatccagcacagaaactgacccttctaTCCAACTTGGTCATGAGGAATTGTATTCTCTTAAAACTTTGGAATTCTGTGCCCAGGATGGGTGAAGACTGAGGTAGATAGCTTCTCATTAGGTAGGGGAGTcagggaatgtggaatttgaaacacaaaacagatcagctgtgatctcattgaattgcAGGGCAGCTATAAAGTGCTGAATGGAttctttctgctcctatgttgAATGTTCATTCTTTCCACTAAATTGGAATAAATTTCCACCTCCTTATATTTTTGCTTTTTTTCCATCTCTTGGCAGAATCAGAAGAACGTTGAATCTTTTGACAGAATGATGAAAGATCTAGATTTTGACGGTGACGGGCAACTGAATTTTGAAGAGTTTGTGTCGTTCGTTGCTGGTGTGATGTTTTCCTGTAATGAAATTTATGTCAAAAGGAGGGAGCAACCAGCAAAAGGAGGAGCCTGCCAGGTCACAAAATGAACAGTGACTGGTTACTAAACCATGTGACAATATGTGAGAACGATCAGCTTACAATCCAAGCAGCAGCCTGGCTTGCTTCTCATCTTTTTGTAAAATACAAATTAATGAAATAAAAATGGTTCAACCAACCATTTTAAATGTCatgtccttttttaaatctttcttgtctcaccttaaaaacatggtACCTAGTTCTGAACTCCTCCTAGAGAAAAGAccattgctattcaccttatctataccccttatgattttataaacctctataaggtcaccccttaacctcctactCTAAAGTGAAGAATCACAATCTATTTTTATAGTTCAAGCTCTCTATTCCTgctacatcctggtaaatcttttctaaacccaaTTTAAGTTGCTGATGATACAGACCAACCTCTGGGTGAAAGACTTTTACAAAAAAACCTCctgacctttcaccttaaaattatgcccccttgttattgaccgTTCAACTGAGGGGAAcagtcacttcctttccaaaagcaGCTGCTTTCCTGATGTATGAGCCTTGGTGACTTGTTGTGGTACATCTTGTAGAGATACACTGTTGCCATGATAACTGATGGGGAAGGCCGTGAATGCCCAAGATGGTGTTTGGAGTCCAATCAAGCAATCTGCTTTGTTATGGATGGTGCCTAGTTTTTTGtgagcattgttggagctgcactcattcagggaaGTGGAGGTGGGAGACAGGCTTTAGCAGTCAGCAGGAGATTCTTTGctacaggattcctagcctctgacctgctcttgtagtcacagtaTTTCTATCGCTAGTCTAGttctggtcaacagtaacccCCATGATATTGAAAATGGGAATTCAATCAAGATAATTTCATCGAGTGTCAAGAGGTGATTGTTAGatttttctcttgttggagatggtcattgtttgacattgtatggtgcaaatgttacttctcagcccaagcctggatattgtctaggtTTCACTGCATTTGGACCTGAAAAGTTTATAGAATCAAGTGCATCAGTTGTTTTTTGATATCAGGTGCAGTGAATAGAATTTGTAGAAGACTGGTATCTATGAAGCTAGAACGCTAAGGAGGATCTGAATTTGaccagcacttctgactgaagataaatgcaaatacttcagccttatcttttgcccaGATGTATCGTTGAGAATGGGGTTTATACGTGGAGCTTCCTCCCCTCGTGAATTGCTTATTTAACAACTACCATTCTCGACCagttgtggcaggactgcagagctagATGTGATCAATTGGGTGTGGGACAGCCTGGCCCCAGTTATCACTCGCTGGTTTTGATGCTGGTGCATGGCAGGGGTTCTGTAGCTTCACTGGTTGTCAAACTCATTTTTAGAATGCCTGTGAGACTGGGTAATTACTGTCTATATTTTCTGAATGGTAAAAGAGTGAGTGCTTTTCTCAGTAAAGCGTAATGGTAGACCACGCAAGGTTGTTTTGTTGACTCTGGAATCTATACATAGGTCTTTTTGGGAGGAGGGGAAGAAACTAGACAAGGAGAAATGTTTAATCCCAGTGAATTGGAAACCCCTGCTTCAGGGGTTGGGGATGCTCCATTGTTAAATCTGTCTAAGGCATGGACAGAGAGATTTTTGAGGATATGCGGACTGGTAGGAAAAGTGGAACTGAATGCAAAGATCAGCTCTAATACATTGAGGATTGGAGCAGCCTCAATGGGCTTAACGGTCTGCTCCTACTCAGACTTCATGTGCCACATTCTGACTAAAGATAGCAGTCAAGAGGTTGAAGTATTTCAAAGGTGGTCCAGTGGGAGAGTTTTCCATTTAAGACTACAGCCGTCTCCATGGTCACTGTCTCAGCTTGAATCAGGTTATTCCTGGCTTCACTATCCTGAATAGGCCCAAACTGAATTTTCAACTTGATATACTCTCCTTTACTCAGACCACCCTCTGCCATTGCTGTCATATCATCTGTTTCAACTCCTGCCCGAGGTCAGCCACGACTGAAACCTCAGCTCATCAAAACACAGACCAATCCCATTCACTCACAGCCCTACGGTCATCAGTCAACAGGggtagtgctgaaaaagcacagccagtcaggcagcatccaaagagtaggagtgtcgatgtttcaagcataagctcttcatcaggaattcctgaagagcctatgctcgaaacattgattctcctgctcctcggatgttgcccgactggctgtgcttttcctgcatcacactttttgactttgatctccagcacttgcagTCGCCACTTTCTCCTTCCCTGAGTTCACTAACCTACACTACCATCCAGCTCACCAACATCTCAAATCTTAAATTCTCAGTTTCATTTTCAATTCCCTCCAGGGTCTCTTCACTCATCTGGAACTTCCTCCAATCCTAAAACCTCCCAACATCTTGCCACTCCTCCAGCTTTGGAAACCTGAGCACCTTTGAGATGAATCCTGAGATTTTAAATGCTTTACTGATGCTGGTCTTGGCTTCAGTTGCCTGGaccctaagctctggaattcatGCCTGAAACCTCCTGGCCTCTactgcatttcctacattacaatctTGGCTACACTGCAGAAGTGCTATATTGTG
Above is a window of Chiloscyllium punctatum isolate Juve2018m chromosome 24, sChiPun1.3, whole genome shotgun sequence DNA encoding:
- the LOC140494832 gene encoding protein S100-A1-like — protein: MTLPSKTEVAMQNLIEVFHHYAKNEKHTLNKEQMKQFMGAELSGLCKNQKNVESFDRMMKDLDFDGDGQLNFEEFVSFVAGVMFSCNEIYVKRREQPAKGGACQVTK